One Campylobacter lari genomic window carries:
- the aldA gene encoding aldehyde dehydrogenase — protein MTTYLNYIDGEFIPHNGEFIEVLNPATKEVISRVASASLEDTQRAIEAAKKVQKNWEAKPAIERANHLREIASLIRKNANFLTEILMQEQGKTRALASVEINFTADYMDYTAEWARRYEGEIIQSDRANEHIYLYKSAIGVIGGILPWNFPFFLIARKMAPALLTGNTIVIKPSSETPNNAFEFAKLVSQSSLPKGVFNLVAGKGSVVGHELSSNENIGMVSLTGSVEAGTRVMEAAAKNIIKVSLELGGKAPAIVCKDADIDLAVEAIKASRICNNGQVCNCAERAYVHTSVYDEFVDKFVKAMSKVSVGNTLKGDFDMGPLVNQAGVDNALAMLERATNKGAVVECGGKITDTSGYYFPASVLTNVKHEDEIMQKEIFAPILPITKFDTLDEAIDMANDCEYGLTSSIYTQNLDIAMRASREIKFGETYINRENFEAMQGFHAGFRKSGIGGADGKHGLEEYLATHVVYLQYNTNKQ, from the coding sequence ATGACAACTTATTTAAATTATATTGATGGCGAATTTATCCCACACAATGGCGAATTTATAGAAGTTTTAAATCCCGCTACCAAAGAAGTAATATCAAGAGTAGCAAGTGCTTCTTTAGAAGATACACAAAGAGCAATTGAAGCAGCTAAAAAGGTACAAAAAAATTGGGAAGCTAAACCAGCGATTGAAAGAGCAAATCATTTAAGAGAAATAGCTAGTTTAATACGCAAAAATGCTAATTTTTTAACAGAAATTTTAATGCAAGAGCAAGGAAAAACTAGAGCTTTAGCTAGTGTAGAGATTAATTTTACGGCAGATTATATGGATTATACTGCTGAATGGGCTAGAAGGTATGAAGGCGAAATTATACAAAGTGATAGAGCTAATGAGCATATATATTTATATAAAAGTGCCATTGGTGTAATTGGTGGAATTTTACCTTGGAATTTTCCATTTTTTCTAATCGCAAGAAAGATGGCACCTGCTTTACTAACAGGCAACACCATTGTTATAAAACCAAGCAGTGAAACTCCAAATAATGCTTTTGAATTTGCAAAGCTTGTCTCGCAAAGTTCTTTACCAAAAGGTGTATTTAATTTAGTTGCAGGTAAGGGTAGTGTGGTAGGACATGAATTATCAAGTAATGAAAACATAGGTATGGTAAGTCTTACAGGGAGTGTTGAAGCAGGAACTAGAGTGATGGAAGCTGCAGCTAAAAATATCATTAAGGTTTCTCTAGAACTTGGCGGAAAGGCACCGGCTATAGTGTGTAAAGATGCAGATATTGATTTAGCGGTAGAAGCGATTAAGGCAAGTAGAATTTGCAATAACGGACAAGTTTGCAATTGTGCCGAAAGAGCTTATGTGCATACAAGTGTTTATGATGAATTTGTAGATAAATTTGTAAAAGCCATGAGTAAAGTAAGTGTTGGAAACACTTTGAAAGGCGATTTTGATATGGGTCCGCTTGTCAATCAAGCAGGGGTTGATAATGCTTTAGCAATGCTTGAGAGAGCTACGAATAAAGGAGCAGTTGTAGAATGCGGTGGAAAAATCACCGATACAAGCGGATATTATTTTCCTGCAAGCGTTCTTACAAATGTTAAGCATGAAGATGAGATCATGCAAAAAGAAATTTTTGCTCCGATTTTACCAATTACTAAATTTGATACACTTGATGAGGCAATTGATATGGCAAATGATTGTGAATATGGACTGACAAGTTCTATTTATACGCAAAATTTAGATATAGCAATGAGAGCTAGTAGAGAAATAAAATTTGGTGAAACTTATATTAACCGTGAAAATTTTGAAGCAATGCAAGGATTTCATGCAGGTTTTAGAAAAAGTGGCATAGGTGGAGCTGATGGAAAACATGGTCTTGAAGAGTATTTAGCTACCCATGTGGTTTATTTACAATACAATACCAACAAACAATGA
- a CDS encoding L-rhamnose mutarotase — protein sequence MQRYGQIIKIKKEKIQEYKDLHAKPYKGVCEMIKECNIQNYSIYLFGEYLFAYFEYTGVDFDADMAKMAKDKNTQQWWKVTDPCQISLAHAGQKWLNMEEVFHLD from the coding sequence GTGCAAAGATATGGTCAAATTATAAAAATTAAAAAGGAAAAAATACAAGAGTATAAAGATCTTCATGCAAAGCCTTATAAAGGTGTTTGTGAGATGATTAAAGAATGTAATATACAAAATTATTCTATTTATTTATTTGGAGAATATTTGTTTGCATATTTTGAATATACAGGTGTTGATTTTGATGCAGATATGGCTAAGATGGCAAAAGATAAAAATACACAACAATGGTGGAAAGTTACAGATCCCTGCCAAATATCTTTAGCTCATGCAGGACAAAAGTGGCTAAATATGGAAGAAGTATTTCATTTAGATTAA
- a CDS encoding amidohydrolase family protein, giving the protein MQKIFDSHLHLWDLSKMPISWIKGNNRLEQNYDFLRAKNEYKEFDFLGAMYVETNSDDLEKEALFALKQKQEHGLFVCLADLKYKEHLCAFREVMHTSKKGAKRLFEADFKEKLELLNVFNIPFEACMKNEELWILEKFLFDNPNLKVVLNHMGSPKINYFDEYKKILHKLKDFPNLWIKISVPDDFTIKIHRDFISQCFSFLKNVFSEDKFIFGSNYPVAKIAPAKWAKFIIEGNIFKDLDKIFYKNALSIYKEDRCKDMVKL; this is encoded by the coding sequence ATGCAAAAAATTTTTGATTCTCATTTGCATCTTTGGGATTTAAGTAAAATGCCTATTTCGTGGATAAAAGGCAATAATAGATTGGAACAAAATTATGATTTTTTAAGGGCAAAAAATGAGTATAAAGAATTTGATTTTTTAGGTGCGATGTATGTTGAAACAAATAGTGATGATTTGGAAAAAGAAGCTTTATTTGCATTAAAGCAAAAACAAGAACATGGTCTTTTTGTTTGTTTAGCTGATTTAAAGTACAAAGAACACTTATGTGCTTTTAGAGAGGTAATGCATACTAGTAAAAAGGGTGCTAAGAGACTATTTGAAGCAGATTTTAAAGAAAAATTAGAACTTCTAAATGTTTTTAATATACCTTTTGAAGCTTGCATGAAAAATGAAGAACTTTGGATATTGGAAAAGTTTTTATTTGATAATCCTAATTTAAAAGTAGTTTTAAATCATATGGGCAGTCCTAAAATTAACTATTTTGATGAATATAAAAAAATATTACATAAATTAAAAGATTTCCCAAATTTATGGATAAAAATTTCCGTACCAGATGATTTTACGATAAAAATTCATAGAGATTTTATATCTCAATGTTTTTCATTTTTAAAGAATGTTTTTAGTGAAGATAAATTTATATTTGGTAGTAATTATCCTGTGGCAAAAATAGCTCCAGCTAAATGGGCTAAATTTATCATAGAAGGAAATATTTTTAAAGATTTGGACAAGATATTTTATAAAAATGCTTTATCAATTTATAAGGAGGATAGGTGCAAAGATATGGTCAAATTATAA
- the fucP gene encoding L-fucose:H+ symporter permease yields MLNNSKNIKIAIILVTSLFFLWGVSYGLIDVMNKNFQNHLHITQHESGFLQLAYFGAYFIIALPAGYIANKYSYKIGIIFGLILYAIGCLLIIPATNLANFYLFLFAFFILACGIGSLETSANPYMVKLGDEKNASFRINAAQSFNGLGQFLGPIIGGALFLSITKQEEGASKEQIEAALLANMGNVQLVYVGIAAIVILILIAFALNKIPEGSAVSSDYEQKDTSKPIGVFKHKHFNFGLLAQFLYIANQVSAGAFFINYLSEHNENLKDEQGAYYFSIALIAFMLGRILSTPLMKKIKGETILGWYSFINVILCVCLYFASGFISIVILIALFFFMSISFPTIFAVATKNLPFNQVKLGGSLLVMSIVGGAIMPIIMGLINDYFGTSMGYLAMAPLFLYVSWYGFFGSKIKA; encoded by the coding sequence ATGTTAAATAACTCTAAAAATATAAAAATAGCAATTATTTTAGTAACTTCTCTTTTCTTTTTATGGGGAGTTAGTTATGGGCTGATTGATGTGATGAATAAGAATTTTCAAAATCATTTACATATCACTCAACATGAAAGTGGATTTTTGCAACTCGCTTATTTTGGTGCTTATTTTATCATAGCATTACCTGCTGGATATATAGCAAATAAATACTCTTATAAAATTGGTATTATTTTTGGGTTAATCTTGTATGCAATAGGTTGTTTATTGATTATTCCAGCTACAAATTTAGCTAATTTTTACTTATTTTTATTTGCTTTTTTTATTTTAGCTTGCGGTATTGGTTCTTTGGAAACTAGTGCTAATCCTTATATGGTAAAACTTGGTGATGAGAAAAATGCTAGTTTTAGAATTAATGCTGCGCAAAGTTTTAATGGTTTGGGTCAATTTTTAGGACCTATCATAGGCGGAGCTTTGTTTTTATCTATTACAAAACAAGAAGAAGGTGCAAGTAAAGAACAAATAGAAGCTGCATTACTTGCTAATATGGGTAATGTCCAGCTAGTGTATGTTGGTATTGCGGCAATTGTTATTTTGATCTTGATTGCTTTTGCATTGAATAAAATTCCGGAAGGATCGGCAGTAAGTAGTGATTATGAACAAAAAGATACCTCAAAACCTATTGGAGTTTTTAAGCATAAACATTTTAATTTTGGATTGCTAGCACAATTTTTGTATATAGCAAATCAAGTTAGCGCGGGAGCTTTTTTTATAAATTATCTTAGTGAGCATAATGAAAATCTAAAAGATGAACAAGGGGCTTATTATTTTTCGATAGCTTTAATTGCTTTTATGTTAGGTCGTATTCTTTCTACGCCTTTGATGAAGAAAATTAAAGGTGAGACTATTTTAGGATGGTATTCTTTTATTAATGTGATTTTATGTGTATGCTTGTATTTTGCTAGCGGATTTATTAGTATAGTTATTTTAATTGCATTATTTTTCTTTATGTCCATTTCTTTTCCTACTATTTTTGCAGTTGCAACAAAAAATCTTCCTTTTAATCAAGTGAAATTAGGTGGTTCTTTACTTGTTATGAGTATAGTTGGTGGTGCTATTATGCCTATTATCATGGGTTTAATTAATGATTATTTTGGAACAAGCATGGGATATTTGGCTATGGCCCCATTATTTTTATATGTATCATGGTATGGTTTTTTTGGTTCTAAAATAAAGGCTTAA
- a CDS encoding SDR family oxidoreductase, producing MDLKIKNKICIITGGAKGIGYGIAKLWALEGGIPIIFSRSEISKEKDDELKDICGNYGFYQIDLKNTEQISTLVKSVVNIYGGIYALVNNAGANDNLHIEDATTEELIKSYENNLFHYYTMTKECLPYIKKQQGSILNITSKTGLTGQGRTSAYASAKAAQIGFTREWACAFAKDNIRVNAIAPAEVMTPLYEKWLSNFPNPKAQYEKIAKCIPLGHRFTTIEEIANTAVFTLSPLASHTTGQILTPDGGYIHLDRALNWDEI from the coding sequence ATGGATTTAAAAATTAAAAACAAAATTTGTATCATCACAGGTGGTGCTAAAGGGATTGGTTATGGTATTGCTAAATTATGGGCTTTAGAAGGTGGGATTCCAATTATTTTTTCAAGAAGTGAAATTTCTAAAGAAAAAGATGATGAGCTAAAAGACATTTGCGGAAATTATGGATTTTATCAAATAGATTTAAAAAATACAGAACAAATTTCAACACTTGTTAAAAGTGTTGTTAATATATATGGTGGAATTTATGCTTTGGTTAATAATGCTGGAGCAAATGATAATTTACATATAGAAGATGCTACAACTGAAGAATTAATTAAATCTTATGAAAATAATCTTTTTCATTATTATACTATGACTAAAGAATGCTTACCATATATTAAAAAGCAACAAGGAAGTATATTAAATATCACAAGTAAAACCGGCTTAACAGGACAAGGTAGAACTTCAGCTTATGCTTCAGCAAAAGCTGCTCAAATAGGTTTTACAAGAGAATGGGCTTGCGCTTTTGCAAAAGATAATATTAGAGTTAATGCTATAGCACCGGCTGAAGTTATGACTCCTCTTTATGAAAAATGGTTGTCAAATTTTCCAAATCCAAAAGCTCAATATGAAAAAATAGCAAAATGCATACCATTGGGTCATCGTTTTACAACTATAGAAGAAATAGCAAACACAGCAGTTTTTACACTAAGTCCTCTTGCTTCACACACAACAGGACAAATTTTAACTCCTGATGGTGGATATATCCATTTAGATAGAGCTCTAAATTGGGATGAAATTTAA
- a CDS encoding UxaA family hydrolase, whose amino-acid sequence MKKIMGYRREDGKFGLRNKVIIIPSVHCANKVCENIARKCNGAVYINHQHGCSQLEFDALQTRDVLIGHGSNANVFGVLIVGLGCEVIQAKIVAEKIKEATPYKMVEYLVIQECGGSKNTIEKGVKIVNQMLENAAKLEKIDGDFSDLILGTECGGSDSYSGLSANPALGSLSDFVIDEGGAVILAETTELIGCEAILAKRAKNDEVAKKVYDKILGYENLVKSFHADIRGANPSPGNIAGGLSTIEEKSLGCVYKAGTRTLMDVIDYAKPVISKGLTFMNTPGNDIEQLSAMVAGGANICVFTTGRGTPTGSAIVPTIKMSSNTFCYENMNDAIDINAGSIIDGIKTKEEVRDELIDLIIRISNGELVKAELNEQNDFSVWRLATTC is encoded by the coding sequence ATGAAAAAGATAATGGGTTATAGAAGAGAAGATGGAAAATTTGGCTTGAGAAATAAAGTCATTATTATACCAAGCGTGCATTGTGCTAATAAGGTGTGCGAAAATATAGCCAGAAAATGCAATGGGGCAGTATATATCAATCATCAACATGGCTGTTCTCAACTCGAATTTGATGCTTTGCAAACTAGAGATGTTTTAATAGGCCATGGGAGTAATGCTAATGTTTTTGGTGTTTTAATTGTAGGACTTGGTTGTGAGGTAATACAAGCGAAAATAGTAGCTGAAAAAATAAAAGAAGCGACACCTTATAAGATGGTTGAATATTTAGTAATACAAGAGTGCGGTGGTAGTAAAAATACCATAGAAAAGGGTGTCAAAATAGTAAATCAAATGCTTGAAAATGCTGCAAAATTGGAAAAAATAGATGGGGACTTTAGTGATTTGATTTTAGGCACAGAATGTGGTGGTAGCGATAGTTATAGCGGTCTTAGTGCCAATCCTGCTTTAGGAAGTTTAAGTGATTTTGTAATTGATGAAGGTGGTGCAGTAATTTTAGCAGAAACTACAGAGCTTATAGGGTGTGAAGCTATACTTGCTAAGAGAGCAAAAAATGATGAAGTAGCTAAAAAGGTATATGATAAGATTTTAGGCTATGAGAATTTAGTTAAATCTTTTCATGCTGATATACGCGGAGCAAATCCTAGTCCGGGAAATATTGCAGGTGGGCTTAGCACTATAGAAGAAAAGTCTTTAGGTTGTGTTTATAAAGCAGGTACTAGAACTTTAATGGATGTGATTGATTATGCTAAACCTGTAATTTCCAAAGGACTTACTTTTATGAATACGCCAGGTAATGATATAGAACAACTTAGCGCTATGGTGGCAGGTGGAGCAAATATTTGTGTTTTTACTACAGGTCGTGGTACTCCTACAGGTTCAGCTATTGTGCCTACTATTAAAATGAGTTCTAATACTTTTTGTTATGAAAATATGAATGATGCTATTGATATTAATGCAGGAAGTATTATAGATGGGATTAAGACAAAAGAAGAAGTGCGTGATGAGCTTATAGATTTGATCATAAGAATTTCAAATGGAGAATTGGTAAAGGCAGAGTTAAATGAACAAAATGATTTTTCAGTTTGGAGACTTGCTACAACTTGCTAA
- a CDS encoding UxaA family hydrolase: MKAYIIVNEKDNVATALRDFKKGEIVENIELLDDIASGHKFALKDIKKDEVVIKYAEAIASASCDINKGEWVHIHNSAGIRGRGDKE; encoded by the coding sequence ATGAAAGCCTATATTATAGTCAATGAAAAAGATAATGTCGCTACTGCTTTGCGTGATTTTAAAAAAGGTGAAATCGTGGAAAATATAGAACTTTTAGATGATATTGCAAGTGGACATAAATTTGCACTAAAAGATATAAAAAAAGATGAAGTTGTCATCAAATATGCAGAAGCTATAGCTAGTGCAAGTTGTGATATTAATAAAGGTGAATGGGTGCATATTCACAATAGTGCAGGTATTAGAGGTCGTGGGGATAAGGAATAA
- a CDS encoding dihydrodipicolinate synthase family protein → MGILKGTLPALLTPYDMSGNINENEFIKYCEFGISKGLNGLFCNGSAGDSQALGIEEQVKIMKLTKEAAKNNLPVITGIASTVYQNTFTLAQKAYELGLDALLLAMPYYYKLSEDALFEYIKDLSSKVKLPLYIYNIPLFAPALSLKFIERVSKLDNVVGIKDSSGDALLLNHILDVVPGDFDVFVGREEFYAGALLIGANGSMTSIGGVFPELMSEIYKSINEKNIDRALLIQKSLLKAIRFGMSMAFPMGFALLLKARGFEFANTSIHPLSHATKEELNTRFNEAKKLVKTIEKETGIKL, encoded by the coding sequence ATGGGAATATTAAAGGGAACTTTACCAGCCTTATTAACTCCATATGATATGAGTGGAAATATTAATGAAAACGAATTTATTAAATACTGCGAATTTGGTATCTCAAAAGGTTTAAATGGATTATTTTGTAATGGTAGTGCAGGAGATTCTCAAGCTTTAGGTATAGAAGAGCAAGTCAAAATAATGAAACTTACAAAAGAAGCTGCAAAAAATAATCTCCCTGTTATTACAGGTATTGCATCAACAGTTTATCAAAATACTTTTACTTTGGCACAAAAAGCATATGAATTAGGGCTTGATGCTTTATTACTTGCTATGCCTTATTATTATAAATTAAGTGAAGATGCACTTTTTGAATATATTAAAGATTTATCTTCTAAAGTGAAGCTTCCTTTGTATATTTATAACATCCCTCTTTTTGCACCAGCACTAAGTTTGAAATTTATAGAAAGAGTTTCAAAGCTTGATAATGTTGTGGGTATAAAAGATAGCAGTGGAGATGCTTTACTTTTAAATCATATATTAGATGTAGTGCCTGGTGATTTTGATGTTTTTGTAGGAAGAGAAGAATTTTATGCAGGAGCACTACTGATAGGGGCAAATGGTTCTATGACTAGTATAGGTGGTGTTTTTCCAGAACTTATGAGTGAAATTTATAAATCAATCAATGAAAAAAATATAGATAGAGCTTTGCTGATTCAAAAAAGTTTATTAAAAGCTATAAGATTTGGTATGAGTATGGCTTTTCCTATGGGATTTGCTTTGCTTTTAAAAGCTAGAGGATTTGAATTTGCAAATACAAGCATCCATCCTTTATCACATGCTACAAAAGAAGAATTAAATACTCGTTTTAATGAAGCTAAAAAACTTGTTAAAACTATAGAAAAAGAAACGGGTATAAAATTATGA
- a CDS encoding IclR family transcriptional regulator yields the protein MTHQPTLRVLKILELLGNNNQKNTLSSIAKDLNIPPGTLSPILQTLQAKNYIKCDKNKFYTLDYKILEISRCISIKNSALELIKKHMKNIRNLTGQTCQMGILKEGNVFYLEKLDSDNQIQIKSFVGASYPAYATSLGKALLEKKTYKELEKIYPNPFEKITSNTLNNLKELYEELSSIKENKIALESGEMNPEIECMAIGIEYDEKIIAAISISYHIFYSNANFKEKNQKILLEEKYKIEQDLKLYFPELENIYQ from the coding sequence ATGACACATCAACCAACATTAAGAGTTTTAAAAATTTTAGAATTATTGGGCAATAATAATCAAAAAAATACACTAAGCTCTATTGCAAAAGATTTAAATATCCCTCCAGGGACACTTTCTCCTATACTTCAAACTTTACAAGCTAAAAATTACATTAAATGTGATAAAAATAAATTTTACACATTAGATTATAAAATTTTAGAAATTAGCCGTTGCATTTCAATAAAAAATAGCGCATTAGAATTAATTAAAAAACATATGAAAAACATCAGAAACTTAACAGGACAAACATGCCAAATGGGAATATTAAAAGAAGGAAATGTATTTTATTTAGAAAAACTTGATTCGGATAATCAAATACAAATCAAGTCTTTTGTCGGTGCTTCATATCCAGCTTACGCTACATCTTTAGGAAAAGCATTACTAGAAAAGAAAACCTATAAAGAGCTTGAAAAAATTTATCCAAATCCTTTTGAGAAAATAACGTCAAATACATTAAATAATCTAAAAGAGCTTTACGAAGAATTGTCTTCTATCAAAGAAAATAAAATAGCATTAGAAAGTGGGGAAATGAACCCAGAAATTGAGTGCATGGCCATAGGAATTGAATACGATGAAAAAATTATAGCTGCAATTAGTATTTCATATCATATATTTTACTCAAATGCAAATTTTAAAGAAAAAAATCAAAAAATTTTACTAGAAGAAAAATACAAAATAGAACAAGATTTAAAATTATATTTCCCGGAATTAGAAAATATATATCAATAA